One Gimesia aquarii DNA segment encodes these proteins:
- a CDS encoding chemotaxis protein CheB — protein sequence MSDTQFENPLDDTFQKTDHSTPTFIVGIGASAGGLDAIERFFDNMPKNTGMAFVVVQHLSPDYKSLMDELLARHTKMLIHPVEDGVKVESNNIYLLPPRKNMVLSGGCLNLIEQNPNRGVNLPIDIFLESLATDFGNKAIGVILSGTGSDGSRGIPFINEVGGLVVVQDLGTASFDGMPRSATATGLADIVCCPERMPELICQFTKSPDTFERGQVEPGPPIAELSGQQRLFHLFRQKYGVDFSMYKPTTINRRLQRRIELSQTSNLKDYLELVEKDSQEFDLLYHDLLVEVTEFFRDPEAFEYLQDEVISKLIENASPDEEIRVWVPGCATGEEAFSIAMVFRDCAEQTGRNPRVKIFASDVHQASLESASEAIFSRQDLTKLPENMRRFFTEISDEHCSIAQEIRQMVVFARHDITTDPPFTRISLVSCRNLLIYLEPEVQKRVLALFHFALTSDGVLFLGPSETVGGFANEFSVLNQHWRFYRKLRDVRLPEMAQVTMSPPTMNIVSNKTLSNNREDDGWLRQLAYEDLLGKYVPPSLLINEFDEIVHSFGEARKLLVQPEGPPTLNVINLLEGDLRSAVNAALHRAKREKKNIAFTDIKSGDYSYNIVVEPWTRGSRALLMVCFEQLDRPTHPAIAVDDQITFESDEGTVQRIVELERELDYSRQSLQATVEELETSNEELQSTNEELIASNEELQSTNEELHSVNEELYTVNTEHQRKIGELTLANNDLSNLMMSSNIGTIFLDRDLRIRRFTPSISSAFHVLEQDVGRPIEHIAYNLETPNLMESIRSVLEEEIMVESEVKSNEGKTYLQRIQPYRSGTGEIQGVVLTYDDITIIRQATRQLEQVEEELAISQKELQDFAYAVSHDLGTPLRHISSHCRILQDEFEDQLPATTQKTLTVVENGAQRLRDMIDGLLTFSRVYSRGKPFSNVNLDQIMNEVVSELEQEVVTNDATITYDEMPDLIGDWDQIKQLLFNLIDNAIRFRAKSPPVIHVDAKHEGNFWKIAVHDNGIGIEKRHFERIFVIFQRLRFKQEVEGLGLGLAIARRIVERHNGWIWVESTHDKGSTFFFKLPAN from the coding sequence GTGTCGGACACACAGTTTGAAAACCCTTTGGACGATACTTTTCAAAAAACAGACCATTCAACTCCTACATTTATCGTAGGAATAGGTGCATCAGCAGGTGGTCTGGATGCTATTGAACGATTCTTCGACAACATGCCGAAGAATACAGGTATGGCATTTGTTGTCGTACAGCATTTGTCTCCCGACTATAAAAGTTTGATGGATGAATTACTAGCACGGCACACAAAAATGCTAATTCATCCGGTAGAAGATGGAGTCAAAGTAGAATCTAACAACATTTATTTATTGCCCCCCCGCAAAAATATGGTTTTGTCTGGAGGTTGTCTAAATCTCATAGAGCAGAATCCTAATCGTGGTGTGAATCTTCCTATCGACATTTTCTTAGAATCGCTAGCCACAGATTTTGGAAATAAAGCGATAGGTGTAATATTATCAGGGACTGGCAGTGATGGATCTCGCGGGATACCTTTTATCAATGAAGTAGGAGGACTCGTTGTCGTACAAGACCTGGGTACAGCAAGTTTTGATGGTATGCCTCGGAGCGCAACAGCAACCGGACTCGCTGATATTGTCTGTTGTCCCGAGCGAATGCCAGAATTGATTTGCCAATTCACAAAATCCCCTGATACTTTCGAACGCGGTCAAGTTGAACCCGGACCTCCCATTGCTGAGTTAAGTGGTCAACAACGGTTGTTCCACCTGTTTCGTCAGAAATATGGTGTCGACTTCTCTATGTATAAACCCACAACAATCAATCGAAGACTTCAAAGACGAATTGAACTTTCGCAAACTTCAAATCTCAAAGATTATCTTGAACTTGTTGAAAAAGACAGTCAGGAATTTGACTTACTCTATCATGACTTATTAGTTGAGGTCACCGAGTTCTTTCGAGATCCTGAGGCATTTGAATACCTGCAAGATGAAGTCATTTCTAAACTCATTGAAAATGCAAGCCCGGACGAAGAAATTCGAGTCTGGGTACCTGGCTGTGCTACCGGAGAAGAAGCATTTTCAATTGCGATGGTATTCCGAGATTGCGCCGAACAAACAGGAAGAAATCCTCGTGTTAAAATTTTTGCCAGCGATGTCCACCAAGCCTCTCTGGAGTCCGCTAGTGAAGCGATATTCTCTCGCCAGGATCTTACCAAGTTACCAGAAAACATGCGCCGCTTTTTCACTGAGATTAGTGATGAGCATTGCTCAATCGCGCAAGAAATTCGTCAAATGGTCGTCTTCGCGAGACACGACATTACTACCGATCCTCCCTTCACTCGGATTAGTTTGGTCAGTTGTCGAAATTTATTGATTTATTTAGAGCCTGAGGTTCAAAAACGTGTACTTGCCCTGTTCCACTTTGCTCTCACTTCAGACGGTGTCTTGTTTCTAGGTCCGAGTGAAACGGTTGGTGGGTTTGCAAATGAGTTTAGTGTGTTGAATCAACACTGGCGTTTTTATCGCAAGCTTCGTGACGTACGCCTGCCAGAAATGGCACAGGTCACAATGAGCCCCCCCACTATGAACATCGTCAGTAATAAAACTCTTTCCAATAACAGAGAAGACGATGGTTGGTTGCGGCAATTGGCTTATGAAGACTTACTTGGAAAGTATGTTCCGCCAAGCCTCTTGATTAATGAATTTGATGAAATCGTTCATTCTTTTGGTGAAGCACGTAAGCTGTTGGTTCAACCAGAAGGACCACCAACTTTAAATGTGATCAACTTACTTGAGGGTGATTTACGTAGTGCTGTCAACGCTGCATTGCACCGTGCAAAGCGCGAAAAGAAAAATATTGCATTTACCGATATAAAGTCTGGAGATTACTCATACAACATTGTGGTAGAGCCATGGACTCGAGGCTCACGCGCTTTATTGATGGTCTGCTTTGAACAACTTGATCGACCGACGCATCCTGCCATTGCCGTTGATGATCAAATCACCTTTGAATCAGACGAAGGCACAGTCCAACGTATCGTCGAACTGGAACGAGAGCTAGATTACTCTCGACAATCACTTCAAGCAACAGTGGAAGAGCTTGAAACGAGCAATGAAGAACTTCAATCAACAAATGAGGAACTCATCGCCTCAAATGAAGAACTACAAAGCACAAACGAGGAGCTACATAGCGTCAACGAGGAACTCTACACTGTCAACACAGAACATCAACGAAAGATTGGTGAGTTGACTCTGGCTAACAATGACCTTAGCAACTTAATGATGAGTAGTAACATTGGCACAATCTTTCTTGATCGTGACTTACGTATTCGCCGGTTCACTCCTTCGATTTCGAGTGCATTCCATGTTCTTGAGCAAGATGTGGGACGCCCCATTGAGCATATTGCTTACAATCTTGAGACTCCGAATTTAATGGAAAGCATTCGTTCTGTACTTGAAGAAGAGATCATGGTTGAAAGTGAGGTTAAGAGTAATGAGGGGAAAACATATCTTCAACGAATTCAACCTTATCGTTCTGGAACAGGAGAAATTCAAGGAGTTGTTTTAACATATGACGATATCACAATTATCAGGCAAGCAACAAGACAACTAGAACAAGTTGAAGAAGAGCTAGCAATCAGTCAAAAAGAACTGCAAGATTTCGCTTATGCAGTCTCACACGATCTGGGCACTCCTTTGCGTCATATCAGTTCTCACTGCAGAATATTACAAGACGAATTCGAGGATCAGCTTCCTGCCACAACTCAAAAAACCCTTACCGTTGTGGAAAACGGCGCACAGCGACTGAGAGATATGATAGACGGTTTACTCACTTTTTCGAGAGTTTATTCGCGTGGTAAACCCTTTTCTAACGTCAATCTCGATCAAATCATGAATGAAGTCGTCAGTGAGCTTGAACAAGAGGTTGTCACTAATGATGCCACAATCACCTATGATGAAATGCCTGATTTAATCGGAGACTGGGATCAAATTAAGCAACTACTGTTTAATCTGATAGATAATGCAATTCGATTTAGAGCGAAATCTCCTCCTGTTATACATGTCGATGCCAAACATGAAGGTAATTTCTGGAAAATCGCAGTACATGACAACGGAATTGGTATCGAGAAACGTCATTTTGAGCGGATATTTGTCATCTTTCAGCGACTTCGATTTAAACAGGAGGTTGAAGGCCTTGGTCTTGGCCTCGCCATTGCCAGACGGATTGTCGAAAGACACAATGGCTGGATTTGGGTCGAATCAACGCATGACAAAGGAAGCACATTCTTTTTTAAACTACCAGCAAACTGA